The following proteins are encoded in a genomic region of Euzebya sp.:
- a CDS encoding M23 family metallopeptidase, with protein MAVDQNPPPSPTDPRASELRTFPHRRRPLVTAVVASALVLLAHPAAVPAATGGPDTDPAGTPELAVQVESDPDVQAARSTLDAAHARAAEASRRLDDLAATFETARGHAERLADELAGADDRVADAEEAVREAQAAHAEQVRAAYMQPGLDLVRVSGAFLLSPDVGSALHASAVMERVAANRSATVRSVAQAGREVLADIGNQRDIAGGTAASMRDVEDLSATFTQALEQAQAEVAAAEDALADAEADAEARLAAEAALSAAGVGVVGGTTAAGTVIATINGGTQEMACPLGQPNGFIDSWGFPRSGGRSHKGVDMFAAYGAPIYAAADGYVRRVFNNALGGLSIDTVDALGNRYYHAHLSAAYVVDGQSVQAGQLIGANGNSGNAIATPPHLHWQFHPADGGPVNPYPLAAALCR; from the coding sequence GTGGCGGTCGATCAGAACCCGCCCCCGTCCCCGACCGACCCCCGAGCGTCCGAGCTGCGCACCTTCCCCCACCGGCGTCGACCGCTGGTGACCGCCGTGGTCGCCAGCGCCCTCGTGCTGCTCGCCCACCCCGCCGCGGTGCCCGCGGCCACCGGCGGTCCGGACACCGACCCGGCCGGGACCCCCGAGCTCGCCGTCCAGGTCGAATCGGACCCCGACGTGCAGGCGGCGCGGTCCACGTTGGACGCCGCCCACGCGCGGGCCGCGGAGGCCTCGCGCCGCCTGGACGACCTGGCGGCCACCTTCGAGACCGCCCGCGGCCACGCCGAGCGGCTGGCTGACGAGCTCGCCGGCGCGGACGACCGGGTCGCCGACGCGGAGGAGGCCGTCCGGGAGGCCCAGGCGGCGCACGCCGAGCAGGTCCGTGCCGCCTACATGCAACCCGGCCTGGACCTCGTCCGCGTCTCGGGCGCGTTCCTCCTGTCGCCCGACGTCGGCAGCGCCCTCCACGCGAGCGCCGTGATGGAGCGGGTGGCCGCGAACCGGTCCGCCACGGTCCGGTCGGTCGCCCAAGCCGGCCGGGAGGTGCTGGCCGACATCGGCAACCAGCGCGACATCGCCGGCGGCACGGCGGCGTCGATGCGGGACGTGGAGGACCTGAGCGCGACGTTCACCCAGGCGCTCGAGCAGGCCCAGGCCGAGGTCGCGGCGGCCGAGGACGCCCTGGCCGACGCCGAGGCGGACGCGGAGGCCCGCCTGGCCGCGGAGGCGGCCCTGTCCGCAGCCGGCGTGGGCGTCGTCGGCGGGACGACCGCCGCCGGCACCGTGATCGCGACGATCAACGGCGGGACCCAGGAGATGGCGTGCCCGCTGGGGCAGCCCAACGGGTTCATCGACTCCTGGGGGTTCCCGCGGTCGGGCGGGCGCAGCCACAAGGGCGTGGACATGTTCGCCGCCTACGGCGCACCGATCTACGCGGCCGCCGACGGCTACGTCCGGCGCGTCTTCAACAACGCGCTCGGGGGCCTGTCGATCGACACGGTCGACGCCCTCGGCAACCGCTACTACCACGCGCACCTCTCGGCGGCGTACGTCGTCGACGGCCAGAGCGTGCAGGCGGGGCAGCTGATCGGCGCCAACGGCAACAGCGGCAACGCGATCGCCACCCCGCCCCACCTGCACTGGCAGTTCCACCCCGCCGACGGCGGACCCGTCAACCCCTACCCGCTGGCCGCCGCCCTCTGCCGGTAG
- a CDS encoding aerial mycelium formation protein, which translates to MADETPHRRRIDRVTSDTYLEGLADRAVGDIRAMRDECREEEARLSYARRLLHGQLDVVKAELERRDGGGSDSLVTTLGEILADQPRGGPVRSVGDAQIFTPSGPTGRRPGDTVLDDVPLSRLPDLDDEELAAVVTRLTDEESSISSLRRTVLDHLDRLQEELVVRYRDGVASIDEVVPPGQR; encoded by the coding sequence ATGGCCGACGAGACCCCGCACCGCCGACGCATCGACCGCGTCACGAGCGACACCTACCTGGAGGGCCTCGCGGACCGGGCGGTCGGCGACATCCGCGCGATGCGCGACGAGTGCCGCGAGGAGGAGGCCCGCCTCAGCTACGCCCGACGGCTGCTGCACGGCCAGCTCGACGTGGTGAAGGCCGAGCTCGAGCGGCGCGACGGCGGCGGGTCGGATTCGCTCGTGACGACGCTCGGCGAGATCCTCGCCGACCAGCCCCGCGGGGGGCCGGTCCGCTCGGTGGGCGACGCCCAGATCTTCACGCCATCCGGGCCGACGGGTCGGCGCCCCGGCGACACCGTCCTGGACGACGTGCCGCTCAGCCGCCTCCCCGATCTCGACGACGAGGAGCTCGCCGCGGTCGTGACGCGCCTGACCGACGAGGAGTCGTCGATCTCGTCGCTGCGGCGGACGGTCCTCGACCACCTGGATCGGCTGCAGGAGGAGCTCGTCGTCCGCTACCGCGACGGCGTCGCCTCGATCGACGAGGTCGTCCCACCGGGTCAGCGCTAG
- a CDS encoding asparaginase produces MPASAGRPAVIVTRGGVVESVHSAHVVVAPADGPPVEVLGDGGSVVYPRSALKPLQALAVRAQLGEHGATPDVRQLAIACASHRGADDHQVEAAGLLAEAGLDESALRCPAAWPEDAAVRSDLDAPTTLSHNCSGKHAAFLWAHTAAGEPAGSYLDPDSDLQQRIAARVGQVIGEALVGPGVDGCGAPAWRCSLSGLARGFARLEEGRDDDLRAVRAAMTAHPHLIGGEGTADTAMMLSDTRVVAKRGAEGIMACGFTHPAHGPLGIAVKVLDGAERAAGPLAAAVCHALGAVVPTEVLRTPVLGGGRPQGEVVATPDVAAVTTEAFGLA; encoded by the coding sequence GTGCCGGCATCCGCGGGCCGGCCGGCCGTGATCGTGACCCGCGGCGGCGTCGTCGAGTCGGTGCACTCCGCGCACGTCGTGGTCGCCCCCGCCGACGGCCCCCCGGTCGAGGTCCTCGGCGACGGCGGTTCGGTCGTCTACCCCCGCTCTGCGCTCAAGCCCCTGCAGGCCCTCGCCGTCCGGGCGCAGCTGGGCGAGCACGGGGCGACGCCGGACGTCCGGCAGCTGGCCATCGCCTGCGCCAGCCACAGGGGCGCCGACGACCACCAGGTCGAGGCGGCCGGGCTGCTGGCGGAGGCCGGCCTGGACGAGTCGGCGCTCCGCTGCCCGGCCGCGTGGCCCGAGGACGCCGCGGTCCGCTCGGACCTCGACGCGCCGACCACGCTGTCCCACAACTGCTCCGGCAAGCACGCCGCCTTCCTGTGGGCGCACACGGCGGCGGGGGAACCGGCGGGCAGCTACCTCGACCCAGACAGCGATCTGCAGCAGCGGATCGCCGCGCGGGTCGGGCAGGTCATCGGCGAGGCGTTGGTCGGCCCGGGCGTCGACGGGTGCGGCGCACCGGCGTGGCGGTGCTCGCTCAGCGGCCTGGCGCGCGGGTTCGCCCGGCTGGAGGAGGGACGTGACGACGACCTCCGCGCGGTGCGGGCGGCGATGACGGCCCACCCGCACCTGATCGGCGGGGAGGGGACGGCTGACACCGCCATGATGCTGAGCGACACCCGTGTCGTCGCCAAGCGGGGAGCGGAGGGGATCATGGCCTGCGGGTTCACCCACCCGGCTCACGGACCGCTCGGCATCGCGGTCAAGGTGCTGGACGGCGCGGAGCGCGCGGCCGGGCCCCTCGCCGCGGCGGTGTGCCACGCCCTCGGGGCCGTCGTGCCGACCGAGGTCCTGCGGACGCCCGTGCTCGGCGGTGGACGGCCGCAGGGCGAGGTGGTCGCCACGCCCGACGTGGCGGCCGTCACCACTGAGGCGTTCGGCCTGGCGTAG